GCCGGTTCCCCCGCAGATATCCTATGAGTTCGCCGCAGCTCTGATTGCATGGTTTTCGAAAAAAACCACCATAACTGATCTCGTGGTTGTCGGCGGGGTCGTCTCCGGCGGTGAAGGCGAGCGGGTGTTTGGCGTTGCAACAACCCCTGACGCGCTGGAAAAGATCAAGGATACAGCGATCGTTCTCCCCGCACTCAGCATCACCGGCGTGTCCGGCAGTCTCATCATCGAAGCCCAGCTCCGCGGAATTCCCGCGACCGGATTTTTAGTGGAGACGAACTTCAATGTTGATCCGCGTGCGGCAATTGAAGCGCTGAAAGCTCTCAACAGCAGGTACGGATTTGATGTCGATACTGCTCCGTTAATGGAGCAGGCCGATCAGGTGGAAGCCATGATGCACCAATTGGCAAATGATGTACAGGAGCAGGAACAGAGCGAAGAAAAACCGATTTCTGCCGGTGAGCAGATGATGTACGGGTGAGTATGATGCAGCTGATAGGTCTTGCCGGAATCTCTCCCGAAGTTATTGCTGAACTGAAGAAGGGCCGCCCGAGAACGGTGGAGTTTGTCAGTGCCCAGAATGTGGTGTCTGCCTCTGCGGTAAAAGTTGGCGATCCGGTGTTTCTCTCTTCTGTTCCGCAGGATGACCTGACCGCAGGAGATCCTGGAATCATCGCAACGGTTACCGCTTCTGCAACCACGATGCAGCGGATCTCCAGTACTGTTCCCGGTGTTTACTATGAGGAGCGGGAGCGTCTGTCTGTTCGTCTGCAGCTGAAGATCGCCTGCACATCCCATGTCAAACGGGTTTTGGATCGCGGATGCTGCAAAATCCTTCTTGTGGATGTGGTGGAGTGCAGCTGTCCGCGGGCAAAATAACTCTCATATCCTATTTTTACGATTTTATTTGAGGAGAATTTATTATCTGGAACCTCCTATAGAATAGAGCATTAATCCTTGGGCTTGTGGCTTAGCCAGGATATAGCGTCGGGCTTCTAACCCGAATGTCGGGGGTTCGAATCCCTCCAGGCCCGTTTTTTCGTAATTTTTCGCATAGAATCATCGACACACTTATATACTCTCGAGTAGATTTATGTTTGTAAGCAGTTTACGGAGGTGAACTGCGAAAATATGTGATTAAGCTGCAAGGGTTGTACAGAGTTCGTCACTTGGATGATGAAGTCGGAAATGTCTGCTGAATAAAATGTGTTTTCTTGTGTCTCTTTTATCTGATTGCCAAATCAATACTGTATAGTATCCAATGCCAGATGACACCTCTGTTGATATTCTGATCTCTTCTGCTGAGTCTGCACTCAATGATGCCGCTGATCATATTTCCGAAGATCCGGAGAGGGCTGCTGAACTTCTGGAAAAAGCAGTAGCTGATCTGATTACTGCCGGCTCCTGTATGGTTTCCGGTATCTCGTCCGCAGATATTGCTGCGCTTGAAAGCAGTCTCTCCCGCATTCTTCGTGCTCTCGCGGAAAGATTCGGTATTCTTCCTGAAGATCATCAACCGGTCTTTGCCCTGCTTCCTGATGCCGAAACTGTTCTGGATGAAGAAATAATCCTGGCTGCCCAGACGCACCAACCGGTTTCCGGCGTCCGCGATGTGGTGTTGGCAGTGTATGAGTCAGGCGACGGAGACGCAATTCGTTCTGATGAAGAGGCTGACCGCTATCTTTCCATCGGGCAAATGCTTCTTGAACTGCTTGAAGGGCAGCGGACACTTCAGGATACCGTGTTTGCCGAGGACGGGGCATATGATGCCTTCTCCGGTGTCGCCGCACCATATCTGATAGCAGGCGCCGCATACCTTGGCGGAGAGGATGCGTCAGAAACCTATGACGAAAAAATTCCCAAGATGCTGGATGGTCCGGTGAAGCGGCTGCTCAGATTACTTGTGTCCCTCTTAACATCCGCATTCATGTCAGGGCTGTTGCTGCTGGTAATCCGCAGACTGCTTGCCGCACGAAAAATTCGTCCGGGCATCATGGACAACGTGATCTTTGCAGGATCGGTTGCATCCCTTGTTGCTGCGAACCTGCCGATGCTTATTGACGGTGCACTCCAGGCCGCAGCAGAGCTTCGCGAACTGCATCACATCATTATTGGATCCGGTGACGGATTTGATATCCCGGTTGAGTAACAACCGGTTTCATCCATTAATTCCTGCCTTCCACGGAAAACGCAGAACTAAAAACATCACTGAGAGGCGTGAACATCACGGAATCCGAAAACAATTCATTTCTGTGGTGTTCACGTCTGCCCCGTGATGTTTTTCTGTGAGATTTTCGTGTGGTCCCGCGAAGCGGTAAGCAGGCCGAAGGCATGCGTCTCGTTTTTCCGTGGGCGGAGCTACAACGATTACATTAGTTACCAATAAACGATTTTATGGGCAAAGTCGTAACAACCAAAAAAAGTATTTTTAGAGTTTTGTTACGATCGTAACAACATCGCCGTCGGCAACTTTGTGCTGAAGGCCGACCTTTGCCGCATCATGTTTGACTGAGGTTCCCCAGATCTTTGCATATCTGAACTGGTCCACGAAGTCGCGGTGAAGTCTGCGGCAGACATCTTCAATGGTACTGCCTTTTCGCATGATCATCGGCTCTTCCATATCAGCCTCTTCGCCGTACGGCTTCATGTAGATGCGGATGAATCCAAGATAATCATAGATGGCATCCTGCAGTTTGTCGAGATTGTAGCCTGAGTGCGCAGAGATCATAATCGGGTCAACACCGTACTTTTCCCGCATTCCATTCTCCACCTCTTTTCGTTCGTTCTCAGAGACCAGGTCCACTTTGTTGATGGCGATGAATGCAGGGATATACATACGATTGCCCATCATCGCATCAATTACATCATCCTGCGTCACATTGTTGCCGCGGATGAGGACATCTGCGTTCATGACCTTGCTTTCTGCAAGGATTGCACGGACCTCTTCAACGTCAATGCTAACTGCACCGACAGTATTCAGGCGGATACCGCCAAACCCGGTCCTTTTGATGGTGATGTCAGGTTTTGGTTTATTGATCCTGATACCTGCGTCGTAAAGTTCGTGCATCAGCACATCCACATGAACGCCGTTGAAGACATCTCCGAGAATGACAATCAGATCTGCTGTTCTGACGACCGCGATTACTTCCTTTCCGCGGCCTTTGCCCATTGCTGCTCCTGCAATGAGTCCCGGAATATCCAGAATCTGAATCTTTGCACCCTTATACTCCATGAGTCCCGGGACTACTGTCAGGGTTGTGAACGCATATGCACCGGTCTCGCTTTCTGCTCCGGTCAGCTTATTCAGGAGTGTGGACTTACCAACCGACGGGAAACCTACCAGTACGATCGTTCCGTCGCCGGATTTTTTCACCGAGTATCCTTCGCCACCTCCGGCAGACTTCATTGCGCGGCTGACGGCATCATCCTTAATCTTGGCGAGTTTGGCTTTGAGCCGACCGATATGCTGCGAAGTTGCCTTGTTATATTTGGTATTTCTGATCTCATCCTCCAAGGATTTGATCTCTTCATCAAGGCCCATTGTCTAAACATATTCGTGCTGTTATTAAATGAACATATGGAATCACTTCTGCAATACATCGGCACCTATAAATATCGCTTACGATAACATTAGTTACGCAAGTTATCTTGCTGATATAGTGTAGTGGCCAATCATGTCGGCCTCTCACGCCGACGACTGGGGTTCGAATCCCCATATCAGCACTTTTCCTTTTCTTTATCATCTCTTACAGACAACATTGTGTTACTTCTCCATGTATGATGTCATCGTGGTCGGTGCAGGACCGACCGGCTCCACCGCTGCCCGCCTTTGTGCTGATGCCGGACTTTCGACGCTTGTTATTGAAGAGCATGCGGCAGTCGGCTATCCGGTGCAGTGTGCCGGGCTTTTGTCCAACTCAGCATTTGCCGAGTGTGAGGTTTCCGGTGCGAGTGTTTTCAATACAGTCAGCGGCGCAAAAATCTGCGGCTCGCCCGGGCATGAGCTTTCCTTTGATGCAAAAGTGTCAAAGGCATATGTCGTGGACCGCGGACGGCTGGATCATGAGATGGCAGAACGCGCAGCAGATAGTGGTGCGGAATTTTTTCTGAAAACATATGTCACAAGCATCAATCCGGAAAAACGGGTGATCACCACGACCGGTGTCCGGGGAAAAGAAGAGATGCCATATAAAATTCTCATCGCAGCCGACGGACCGCGCAGTGTTGTTGCCAGAGGTCTTGGTATTGCCCCGTCGCGTTTCGTTTACTCAGGCATTCAGGCTGAAGTACGGTGGGACGGCAGTCCCCATCTTGTAGAGCTTCATCCAAACGCTTCGCCGGATTTTTTTGCCTGGGTGATTCCGTTGTCTGCATCCCGCGCACGAATAGGACTCTGTGGTTTGAAGGATGTTCCCGCACGGTTTGCTGCGTTCGCCGCGAAATTTTCTCCATCCAACATACATGAGGTTACAGGCACCATTCCCTTAGGCATCAGAAGCCGCACCTACGGCTCAGGCTGTATGATTGCTGGCGACGCTGCCGGTTTTCCAAAACCCACTTCAGGCGGAGGGGTCTACACCGGTGCCCGTTCGGCACGCCATGCGGCCTCCGTCGCCATTGATGCCTGCGAGCTCGGGGACTTTTCTGACAAAATGCTTTCAGGGTATGAAAAACTCTGGCACGCAGACTTCGGCAGGGAGCTGGAGCTTGGCATGAAAGCGATGAACCTTCGCCGCACGCTTTCCCCTGATGAGATAGACAGAGCGATTGATGCTCTCAATACGCCCGAAACGCTTGATATCATCCTAAACTCCGGCGACATGGATAAGCCCTCGGCACTCTTGAGAAAACTGATGTTTCGACCCGAACTCATCCGCACCTTTGGCGTTCTCGGTATAAAATCCATGATACGAAGTATGATGGATT
This is a stretch of genomic DNA from Methanorbis furvi. It encodes these proteins:
- a CDS encoding GTP-binding protein → MGLDEEIKSLEDEIRNTKYNKATSQHIGRLKAKLAKIKDDAVSRAMKSAGGGEGYSVKKSGDGTIVLVGFPSVGKSTLLNKLTGAESETGAYAFTTLTVVPGLMEYKGAKIQILDIPGLIAGAAMGKGRGKEVIAVVRTADLIVILGDVFNGVHVDVLMHELYDAGIRINKPKPDITIKRTGFGGIRLNTVGAVSIDVEEVRAILAESKVMNADVLIRGNNVTQDDVIDAMMGNRMYIPAFIAINKVDLVSENERKEVENGMREKYGVDPIMISAHSGYNLDKLQDAIYDYLGFIRIYMKPYGEEADMEEPMIMRKGSTIEDVCRRLHRDFVDQFRYAKIWGTSVKHDAAKVGLQHKVADGDVVTIVTKL
- a CDS encoding DUF473 domain-containing protein, which gives rise to MMQLIGLAGISPEVIAELKKGRPRTVEFVSAQNVVSASAVKVGDPVFLSSVPQDDLTAGDPGIIATVTASATTMQRISSTVPGVYYEERERLSVRLQLKIACTSHVKRVLDRGCCKILLVDVVECSCPRAK
- a CDS encoding proteasome assembly chaperone family protein, whose protein sequence is MDVTEAVRVESPAPTAKEIVLLTGFPGSGLVGSIALQYLVETAGFTHFGNVTSRFLPQISLATNGIAQAPVRLYEKDNFVAVLADVPVPPQISYEFAAALIAWFSKKTTITDLVVVGGVVSGGEGERVFGVATTPDALEKIKDTAIVLPALSITGVSGSLIIEAQLRGIPATGFLVETNFNVDPRAAIEALKALNSRYGFDVDTAPLMEQADQVEAMMHQLANDVQEQEQSEEKPISAGEQMMYG
- a CDS encoding NAD(P)/FAD-dependent oxidoreductase — protein: MCYFSMYDVIVVGAGPTGSTAARLCADAGLSTLVIEEHAAVGYPVQCAGLLSNSAFAECEVSGASVFNTVSGAKICGSPGHELSFDAKVSKAYVVDRGRLDHEMAERAADSGAEFFLKTYVTSINPEKRVITTTGVRGKEEMPYKILIAADGPRSVVARGLGIAPSRFVYSGIQAEVRWDGSPHLVELHPNASPDFFAWVIPLSASRARIGLCGLKDVPARFAAFAAKFSPSNIHEVTGTIPLGIRSRTYGSGCMIAGDAAGFPKPTSGGGVYTGARSARHAASVAIDACELGDFSDKMLSGYEKLWHADFGRELELGMKAMNLRRTLSPDEIDRAIDALNTPETLDIILNSGDMDKPSALLRKLMFRPELIRTFGVLGIKSMIRSMMD